One window of Pectobacterium carotovorum genomic DNA carries:
- the ygfZ gene encoding tRNA-modifying protein YgfZ produces the protein MVNQHTAHQLPFASQPPFASAQLAATLISLDDWALATLVGPDTVKYLQGQVTADVGALPDDRHILCAHCDAKGKMWSNLRLFHHGEGFAFIERRNLRDAQLSELKKYAVFSKTTIAPDDNTILLGAAGAGIRELLASVFNQLPDAEHPVVQHEGATLLHFAHPAERFLLVLSPEHSASLLEQLGDKVSLNDSRQWLTLDIEAGQPIIDSANSAQFIPQATNLQALNGISFSKGCYTGQEMVARAKYRGANKRALYWLAGKANKVPQAGDDLELQLGENWRRTGTVLAASQLQNDDVWVQAVLNNDLNAENLLRVREDAESQLTVQPLPYEITD, from the coding sequence ATGGTTAATCAACATACGGCTCATCAACTTCCTTTTGCCTCACAGCCCCCATTTGCTTCCGCCCAACTGGCCGCCACGCTCATCTCGCTGGATGACTGGGCACTCGCCACGCTGGTCGGGCCGGATACCGTCAAATATCTTCAGGGACAGGTCACCGCAGATGTCGGGGCGCTGCCTGACGATCGGCACATCCTTTGCGCCCACTGCGACGCGAAAGGGAAAATGTGGAGCAACCTGCGTCTGTTCCATCACGGCGAAGGCTTTGCGTTTATTGAGCGCCGTAATCTACGCGACGCCCAGCTTAGCGAACTGAAAAAATACGCCGTTTTCTCAAAAACGACCATCGCACCAGACGATAACACCATCCTGCTGGGCGCAGCGGGTGCGGGCATCCGTGAGCTTCTGGCCTCTGTATTTAACCAGCTTCCAGACGCTGAACACCCTGTCGTGCAGCACGAAGGGGCTACCTTACTGCATTTTGCCCATCCTGCAGAACGTTTCTTGCTGGTACTGTCTCCTGAGCACAGTGCGTCGCTGCTTGAACAACTCGGCGATAAAGTCAGCCTGAATGACAGCCGCCAATGGCTGACGCTGGATATTGAAGCAGGTCAGCCCATCATTGACAGCGCAAACAGTGCGCAGTTCATCCCGCAAGCGACTAATTTACAGGCATTAAATGGGATTAGCTTCAGCAAAGGGTGCTATACCGGTCAGGAAATGGTCGCTCGGGCAAAATATCGCGGGGCTAATAAGCGCGCGCTTTATTGGCTGGCGGGCAAGGCAAATAAGGTGCCGCAGGCGGGGGACGATCTCGAATTGCAACTCGGTGAAAACTGGCGTCGTACCGGTACCGTGTTGGCCGCTAGCCAATTGCAGAACGATGATGTGTGGGTTCAGGCGGTATTGAATAACGATCTGAACGCAGAGAACCTTCTGCGCGTACGTGAAGATGCCGAAAGCCAGCTCACGGTCCAGCCTCTGCCGTATGAAATAACGGATTAA
- a CDS encoding hemolysin III family protein encodes MSKNEQMSDYSLAEEIANSISHGIGVIFGIVGLVLLLVQAVNNDAGSVAITSYSLYGGSIILLFLASTLYHAIPSQRIKPWLKKFDHCAIYLLIAGTYTPFLLVGLDSPLAHGLMVVIWSMALLGVIFKLAFAHRFEVLSLITYLVMGWLSLVVIYQMVMKLAAGSVTLLAVGGVVYTLGVIFYACKRIPYNHAIWHGFVLGGSICHFLAIYLYI; translated from the coding sequence ATGTCAAAAAATGAACAAATGTCGGATTACTCTCTGGCAGAGGAAATTGCGAACAGCATAAGCCACGGAATCGGTGTGATTTTCGGGATTGTGGGGCTGGTTTTATTGCTGGTGCAGGCAGTCAACAATGACGCCGGCAGCGTGGCGATTACCAGCTACAGCCTCTATGGCGGCAGCATTATTCTGCTGTTTCTGGCGTCGACGTTGTATCACGCGATTCCGTCTCAGCGTATTAAGCCGTGGCTGAAGAAATTCGATCACTGCGCCATCTATCTGTTGATTGCCGGAACCTATACGCCATTTTTGCTGGTGGGGCTGGATTCGCCGCTGGCGCATGGCCTGATGGTCGTCATCTGGAGCATGGCGCTGCTGGGCGTGATTTTCAAACTGGCGTTTGCTCACCGTTTTGAAGTACTGTCGTTGATTACCTATCTGGTGATGGGCTGGCTGTCGCTGGTGGTGATTTACCAGATGGTGATGAAGCTGGCGGCGGGGAGTGTGACGCTGCTGGCGGTGGGCGGCGTGGTGTACACGCTGGGGGTGATTTTCTACGCCTGCAAGCGGATTCCCTATAATCACGCGATTTGGCACGGCTTTGTGTTGGGCGGCAGCATCTGCCACTTTCTGGCGATTTATCTTTATATTTAA
- a CDS encoding HD domain-containing protein, with protein sequence MSSAPSTLNFGSMTDVFGFLIEIDKLKSVQRRTKIIGSERHEDSAEHSWHFAVAAMALAPYAGEGVDIQRVIQMALIHDIVEIDAGDVIVYDLSARLAIHDQEVAAAARIFGLLPEPQRQQFHDLWEEYEANETPSAQFALVLDRVMPMLMNLYNGGQSWVENGIRLEQVLDRAEFIATINPELWQYLQQHLEDAKAKGWLL encoded by the coding sequence ATGTCATCTGCCCCATCTACTCTGAATTTCGGTTCCATGACCGATGTCTTCGGCTTTCTGATAGAAATCGATAAATTAAAAAGCGTACAGCGCCGCACCAAGATTATCGGCAGCGAACGTCACGAAGATTCTGCCGAACACAGCTGGCATTTTGCCGTCGCCGCGATGGCGCTGGCGCCTTATGCCGGTGAAGGCGTCGATATCCAGCGCGTGATCCAAATGGCGCTGATTCACGACATCGTCGAAATCGATGCGGGCGATGTGATCGTTTACGATCTTTCCGCTCGTCTGGCGATTCACGATCAGGAAGTGGCTGCTGCTGCCCGTATTTTCGGCCTGCTGCCAGAACCACAGCGCCAACAATTCCACGATCTGTGGGAAGAATACGAAGCGAATGAAACTCCGAGCGCCCAGTTCGCTCTGGTGCTCGATCGCGTCATGCCGATGCTGATGAACCTGTACAACGGCGGCCAAAGCTGGGTAGAAAACGGCATCCGTCTGGAACAGGTTCTTGACCGCGCCGAGTTCATCGCCACGATCAACCCGGAACTGTGGCAATACCTCCAACAGCATCTGGAAGACGCCAAAGCCAAGGGCTGGTTGCTATAA
- a CDS encoding LacI family DNA-binding transcriptional regulator, which translates to MSLKTIANNLGLSVAAVSRALNGHRDISDATRQRIQEEAERIGYRPNTHARRLKTGKSNAVGLVYPYASSLSNDIFFEMVGAISRKLAQHEVDFLLLAGEQDACQGAARLIASRRIDALIVAHTCEQDARLTLLQRHNVPFLALGRSQLPHPYAWFDFDNRAGMMLATEHLIALGHRRIAILSEDHPQAFIMQRRQGYRDALQRHGLPFHDAYLRCVNPTRRAGYQAMLDLLALPEPPTAMVMDGNVHGDGAVAALQQAGRLSGSHPIALVMYDGLPQDSLTDITVTAIEQATREQVGEQIASMMQALIAGEAVENLQVLWQPILRLGNTSFPA; encoded by the coding sequence ATGTCTTTAAAAACAATCGCGAATAACCTGGGTTTGTCCGTGGCGGCGGTGAGTCGTGCGCTGAACGGCCATCGGGATATCTCCGACGCCACGCGCCAGCGTATTCAGGAGGAAGCGGAACGTATTGGCTATCGTCCCAATACGCACGCACGCCGCCTAAAAACGGGCAAAAGCAACGCCGTCGGGCTGGTCTATCCCTATGCCTCTTCCCTGAGTAACGATATTTTTTTTGAGATGGTTGGCGCGATCAGCCGCAAACTGGCGCAGCATGAGGTCGATTTTCTCCTGCTAGCTGGCGAGCAAGATGCCTGTCAGGGCGCTGCCCGGTTGATCGCCAGCCGCCGTATCGATGCGCTGATCGTCGCGCATACGTGTGAACAGGATGCACGGCTGACGTTACTGCAACGCCACAACGTGCCTTTTCTGGCGCTGGGGCGCAGCCAGCTTCCCCACCCTTACGCCTGGTTCGATTTTGACAACCGCGCTGGCATGATGCTGGCAACCGAACACCTGATCGCGCTCGGCCATCGCCGTATCGCTATCTTAAGTGAAGACCACCCGCAGGCGTTTATTATGCAGCGTCGTCAGGGCTATCGCGATGCCCTGCAACGCCACGGCCTGCCGTTTCACGATGCCTATCTGCGCTGTGTTAACCCCACGCGCCGCGCGGGCTATCAGGCCATGCTCGACCTTCTGGCGCTGCCTGAGCCACCCACCGCGATGGTGATGGACGGCAACGTCCACGGCGACGGTGCCGTTGCCGCATTGCAGCAGGCGGGTCGGCTTTCCGGTTCACACCCTATCGCGTTAGTGATGTATGACGGCCTGCCGCAGGATAGCCTGACCGACATCACCGTGACCGCCATCGAGCAGGCGACACGCGAGCAGGTTGGCGAACAGATTGCCAGCATGATGCAGGCGCTGATCGCGGGCGAAGCCGTAGAAAACTTGCAGGTGTTGTGGCAACCAATATTACGCCTCGGCAACACGAGCTTTCCCGCCTAA
- a CDS encoding alpha-galactosidase, with product MKRDIVQLTSAQCDVIVRCAPAAEILYWGPRLRGFSPEDIVSLQRPVANGRLDVDLPLTLAMEYGRGQFGSPGIEGHRSGYDAAPIFTTTQTDVQDNTLTITAEDAQAGLRLISELRLDPQTDVLQLRHTLENLRADAWQVQRLAVTLPVPERASDVMAFHGRWLREFQTHRLTLQHGGFIQESRRGRSSHEYFPAFILGESAFSEQRGAVWGVHLGWSGNHRLRADIKTDGRRVIQAEALYLPGEITLAQSESLTTPWVYAAFSDAGLNGMSQRYHTFLRQSLIQFSGDKPRPVHLNTWEGIYFDHDPEYIMQMASKAADVGVERFIIDDGWFRGRHHDQAALGDWYLDEEKYPNGLMPVIEHVKALGMEFGIWVEPEMINPDSDLFRTHPDWVLQLPGYAQPTGRYQYVLNLNQPEVFAYLLERLSWLLGEHPIDYVKWDMNRELVQPGHEGRLAADAQTRQFYRLLDTLRQRFPHVEFESCASGGGRIDYGVLERTQRFWVSDNNDALERQTIQRGMSYFFPPEVMGQHIGHARCHATYRRHTIAFRGLTALFGHMGIELDPVKADDDELEGYRHYIQLHKTLRPLLHSGTTWRVEMPADTVQATGVVSRNQQHAVFQVAQLRMPAYSLAGTLRVPGLLPDARYEVTLLDGPEIKTVREGGGTMRELPPWLRQPIVVSGDWLMQAGLALPVLTPETAILVALSAVPDTTRS from the coding sequence ATGAAGCGTGATATTGTTCAATTAACCAGCGCGCAGTGCGATGTCATCGTACGCTGCGCCCCGGCAGCGGAAATTCTCTACTGGGGACCACGGCTGCGCGGTTTTTCGCCAGAAGATATCGTTTCTCTACAACGCCCCGTCGCTAATGGTCGTCTGGACGTGGATCTTCCTCTGACGCTGGCGATGGAATACGGGCGTGGTCAGTTCGGTTCGCCGGGTATTGAGGGGCACCGTTCAGGCTATGACGCCGCGCCGATCTTCACGACGACGCAGACTGACGTTCAGGACAATACGCTCACCATCACGGCGGAAGATGCACAGGCAGGACTGCGACTGATCAGCGAACTGCGTCTGGATCCGCAGACCGACGTCCTGCAACTGCGCCACACGCTAGAGAATCTGCGTGCGGATGCCTGGCAAGTGCAGCGCCTCGCCGTCACGCTGCCTGTCCCAGAACGGGCGAGCGACGTCATGGCGTTTCACGGCCGCTGGCTGCGCGAGTTTCAGACTCACCGCCTCACGTTACAGCACGGCGGTTTTATTCAGGAAAGCCGTCGGGGAAGAAGCTCCCACGAGTATTTCCCCGCCTTTATCCTCGGCGAGTCCGCATTCAGCGAACAGCGTGGCGCTGTCTGGGGCGTGCATTTAGGCTGGAGCGGCAACCACCGCCTGCGTGCTGATATCAAAACGGATGGCCGTCGCGTCATACAGGCGGAAGCCCTGTATCTGCCGGGTGAAATCACGCTGGCACAGTCGGAATCCCTCACGACGCCGTGGGTCTACGCCGCCTTCTCCGATGCCGGTTTAAACGGCATGAGCCAGCGCTATCACACCTTCTTGCGCCAGTCCCTGATCCAATTCAGCGGCGATAAGCCACGTCCGGTACATCTCAATACGTGGGAAGGGATCTATTTCGATCATGACCCCGAGTACATCATGCAGATGGCGAGCAAAGCCGCCGACGTCGGCGTAGAGCGCTTCATTATCGATGACGGCTGGTTCCGTGGGCGTCACCACGACCAAGCCGCGCTCGGCGACTGGTATCTGGACGAGGAAAAGTACCCTAACGGGCTGATGCCCGTGATTGAGCATGTCAAAGCCTTGGGGATGGAGTTCGGCATTTGGGTCGAACCAGAGATGATCAATCCCGATTCCGACCTGTTCCGCACCCATCCAGACTGGGTGCTGCAATTACCCGGCTACGCGCAGCCAACGGGCCGCTACCAGTACGTACTGAATTTAAACCAGCCCGAGGTCTTCGCTTATCTGCTGGAGCGGCTGAGCTGGCTGTTGGGTGAGCATCCGATCGATTATGTGAAGTGGGATATGAACCGCGAACTGGTGCAACCCGGCCATGAGGGGCGTCTGGCAGCCGATGCGCAAACCCGACAGTTCTATCGTCTGCTCGATACCCTGCGCCAGCGTTTTCCCCATGTTGAATTCGAATCCTGCGCCTCCGGCGGCGGCCGCATCGACTACGGCGTGCTGGAGCGTACCCAGCGCTTCTGGGTGTCGGATAACAACGATGCATTAGAACGCCAGACCATTCAGCGCGGCATGAGCTACTTCTTCCCGCCGGAGGTGATGGGGCAACACATCGGGCACGCTCGCTGTCACGCCACCTATCGGCGTCACACCATCGCCTTTCGCGGCCTGACCGCCCTGTTCGGTCACATGGGCATTGAGCTGGATCCCGTGAAGGCCGATGACGACGAGCTAGAAGGCTATCGCCACTACATCCAGTTGCACAAAACGCTGCGCCCGCTGCTGCACAGCGGCACCACCTGGCGGGTCGAGATGCCGGCCGATACGGTGCAGGCCACCGGAGTAGTGAGCCGCAATCAGCAACACGCCGTTTTCCAGGTAGCTCAGCTACGTATGCCGGCTTATTCGCTGGCGGGGACGCTCCGCGTCCCTGGTCTGCTGCCCGACGCACGCTATGAAGTCACACTGCTGGACGGCCCAGAAATCAAAACGGTGCGAGAAGGCGGCGGCACCATGCGTGAGCTCCCGCCTTGGTTACGTCAACCGATCGTGGTTTCCGGTGATTGGCTGATGCAGGCCGGCCTTGCCCTACCCGTCCTGACGCCGGAAACCGCCATTCTGGTCGCGCTTTCTGCGGTGCCGGATACCACCAGAAGTTAG